One region of Polynucleobacter sp. MWH-Aus1W21 genomic DNA includes:
- the hemN gene encoding oxygen-independent coproporphyrinogen III oxidase, whose amino-acid sequence MNSVANPSSTQEKEVLFHPELLKKFDINGPRYTSYPSADRFHNEFSEADYLGALERVAKVDEPLSLYFHLPFCPNICYYCGCNKIITKDHGRSAKYIKYLAKEMAMVTKAMGAQKKIPITQLHWGGGTPTFLSHEEMIELMHHTHEHFELLPGGEYSIEIDPRRVTEKDIALLADLGFNRISLGVQDFNLAVQEAVHRIQTIEETQAVMDWSRKYGFKSRSVDLIYGLPKQTPATFKETVDAVLAMNPDRLSVYNYAHLPHIFKPQRRIAEADLPPAADKLDILSNTIERLGEAGYVFIGMDHFAKPDDELAIAQKEGKLHRNFQGYSTQAECDLLAFGISSIGKVDDCYSQNVRTLDEYYEALDHGHLPVLRGLRLDQDDLLRRELIGELMCQFALDTKSFAKSHQIDFQTYFKTEIEELKHLGEAGLLDWEGETILVPTKGRLLARRVAMTFDRHLRESQAKGTYSKVL is encoded by the coding sequence ATGAACTCTGTAGCAAATCCATCTTCAACCCAAGAGAAAGAAGTTTTATTTCATCCTGAGTTGTTGAAAAAGTTTGATATCAATGGGCCTCGCTATACGTCTTATCCTAGTGCCGATCGTTTTCATAATGAGTTCTCCGAAGCTGATTATTTAGGGGCGCTAGAGCGGGTGGCGAAAGTGGATGAACCTCTTTCTCTCTATTTTCATTTGCCGTTCTGCCCCAATATTTGTTACTACTGTGGCTGCAACAAAATCATCACCAAGGATCATGGGCGTAGCGCCAAATATATTAAGTATCTGGCGAAAGAGATGGCGATGGTGACTAAAGCCATGGGCGCCCAGAAAAAGATTCCAATCACTCAATTACATTGGGGTGGCGGCACGCCAACCTTTCTGTCTCATGAAGAGATGATTGAGCTCATGCATCACACTCACGAGCATTTTGAGTTATTGCCTGGCGGTGAATATTCTATTGAGATTGACCCAAGGCGCGTTACCGAAAAAGATATCGCACTCCTTGCTGATTTGGGCTTTAACCGCATTAGTTTAGGAGTGCAGGATTTCAACTTAGCAGTGCAAGAGGCCGTGCATCGGATTCAAACAATTGAAGAAACTCAAGCGGTCATGGATTGGTCCAGAAAATATGGATTTAAATCGCGCAGTGTTGATTTAATCTACGGACTTCCCAAGCAAACGCCAGCGACCTTTAAAGAAACTGTAGATGCAGTCTTGGCAATGAATCCTGATCGCCTATCGGTCTATAACTACGCACATCTGCCGCATATCTTCAAACCGCAGCGCCGGATTGCTGAAGCGGATTTGCCGCCCGCTGCAGATAAGTTAGATATTCTTTCTAATACGATTGAGCGACTAGGCGAAGCTGGCTATGTCTTTATTGGCATGGATCATTTTGCTAAACCCGATGATGAATTAGCAATCGCTCAAAAAGAGGGTAAGCTCCACCGTAATTTCCAGGGTTACTCTACACAGGCAGAGTGCGATCTTTTGGCCTTTGGTATCTCTTCTATTGGCAAGGTGGATGATTGCTATTCCCAAAATGTACGAACCCTTGATGAGTATTACGAGGCGCTCGATCATGGACATTTACCAGTGCTACGCGGCTTAAGGCTCGATCAAGATGACTTACTACGGCGTGAGTTAATTGGCGAACTCATGTGTCAATTCGCGTTGGATACAAAATCCTTTGCAAAATCACACCAGATTGATTTCCAGACTTACTTCAAAACGGAGATTGAAGAGTTAAAACATCTAGGCGAGGCCGGCCTTCTGGATTGGGAGGGCGAAACGATATTGGTTCCCACAAAGGGGCGTCTACTAGCTA
- a CDS encoding NAD(P)/FAD-dependent oxidoreductase translates to MIRITELRLPIDHAPEAVEQAILKRLDLSAKELMGFDVFKRSYDARKNVALSFIYTVDLSVKNEDALLKKFAGDIHIRPSPDTSYHFVAKAPESIDSGKVLRPVVIGFGPCGIFAALVLAQMGFKPIVLERGKKVRERTQDTWGLWRKNTLNPESNVQFGEGGAGTFSDGKLYSQIKDPKFYGRKVIHEFVKAGAPEEITYVAKPHIGTFRLVGVVEKMRQEIIELGGEIRFTQKVIGFDIQNEQITGVKIEGQPDLAASHVILALGHSARDTFEALHHAGVYMEAKPFSVGFRIEHPQSMIDRARLGPHAGNELIGAADYKLVHHAKNGRSVYSFCMCPGGTVVAATSEPNRVVTNGMSQYSRNERNANAGIVVGITPEDYPGGPLAGIEFQRAIESKAFELGGGTYEAPGQLIGDFLEGKASTEFGSVLPSYKPGVHLTDLADSLPAYAIEAIREAIPAFEKQIKGFSMKDAVLTGVETRTSSPLRITRGTNYQSLNIKGLYPAGEGAGYAGGILSAGVDGIKVAEAVALDYLSK, encoded by the coding sequence ATGATCCGTATTACTGAATTGCGTTTACCCATCGACCATGCTCCAGAAGCTGTGGAGCAGGCAATTCTGAAACGCTTGGATTTGAGCGCTAAAGAATTAATGGGCTTTGACGTTTTTAAGCGAAGTTACGATGCCCGCAAAAACGTTGCCTTATCTTTTATCTATACCGTAGATTTATCTGTAAAGAATGAAGATGCTCTGCTGAAAAAATTTGCAGGCGACATTCATATTAGGCCATCCCCAGATACGAGCTATCACTTTGTAGCCAAAGCGCCTGAATCCATTGATTCAGGAAAAGTGCTGCGCCCAGTAGTAATCGGTTTTGGACCTTGCGGAATTTTTGCTGCTTTAGTGCTGGCACAAATGGGCTTTAAGCCCATTGTTTTAGAGCGCGGCAAAAAAGTGCGCGAACGCACCCAAGATACTTGGGGCTTATGGCGAAAAAATACACTCAATCCAGAGTCCAATGTTCAATTTGGCGAGGGCGGAGCCGGTACCTTCTCAGATGGTAAGTTATATAGCCAGATTAAAGATCCTAAGTTTTATGGGCGTAAAGTCATTCATGAGTTTGTGAAAGCCGGAGCCCCAGAAGAGATTACTTATGTAGCCAAGCCTCACATCGGCACCTTTCGCCTGGTTGGCGTAGTGGAAAAGATGCGCCAGGAAATTATTGAACTAGGCGGTGAGATACGGTTTACCCAAAAAGTGATTGGCTTTGATATTCAGAACGAGCAAATTACCGGGGTCAAAATAGAAGGGCAGCCAGACTTAGCTGCGAGCCATGTGATTTTGGCTTTAGGACATAGTGCGCGCGATACTTTTGAAGCATTGCATCATGCCGGTGTCTATATGGAAGCCAAGCCATTCTCGGTAGGCTTTCGAATTGAGCATCCGCAGTCAATGATTGATCGGGCGCGTCTCGGTCCTCATGCAGGCAATGAACTCATTGGTGCCGCAGATTACAAATTGGTTCATCACGCCAAAAATGGTCGCTCGGTCTATAGCTTTTGTATGTGCCCTGGTGGAACAGTGGTTGCCGCAACCTCAGAGCCTAATCGTGTTGTCACCAATGGCATGAGTCAATACTCGCGCAATGAACGCAATGCAAACGCTGGCATCGTAGTGGGTATCACTCCAGAGGATTACCCTGGTGGTCCATTGGCAGGTATTGAGTTTCAGAGGGCGATCGAGTCCAAGGCGTTTGAGTTGGGTGGTGGCACTTATGAAGCACCAGGACAGTTAATAGGAGATTTTTTAGAGGGCAAGGCCTCTACTGAGTTCGGTAGTGTTTTGCCATCCTATAAGCCAGGTGTTCATCTAACGGATCTTGCTGATAGCTTGCCTGCCTATGCCATTGAGGCCATTCGAGAGGCCATCCCTGCGTTTGAGAAACAAATTAAAGGTTTCTCCATGAAGGATGCTGTATTGACAGGAGTCGAGACGCGCACTTCCTCCCCTTTGCGAATTACACGCGGCACTAACTATCAAAGTCTCAATATCAAAGGGCTTTACCCGGCAGGCGAGGGCGCAGGTTATGCGGGTGGAATCTTGTCTGCAGGTGTCGATGGGATTAAAGTAGCAGAAGCAGTGGCGCTAGACTATTTGTCAAAGTAA
- a CDS encoding YaeQ family protein has protein sequence MALRATIHKADLHVADSDRHYYGSHSLTIAKHPSETEQRMMIRIIAFALQAHEDLVFTKGLSDADEPDLWIKDLTDAIKLWIEIGQPDERRILKACGRADQVVVYCYGGQTSKIWWDGIANKLTRARNLQVFSIPAEQAEDLNKLVERSMVIHVNIQDGEAYVSSDQGQVTITPEIWRNNQ, from the coding sequence ATGGCTCTACGCGCAACTATCCACAAAGCCGACCTTCATGTCGCAGATTCTGACCGTCATTACTACGGCAGTCATTCATTAACCATCGCTAAGCACCCCTCAGAAACTGAGCAGCGCATGATGATCCGGATCATCGCTTTTGCGTTGCAGGCGCACGAAGACTTGGTCTTCACAAAAGGCCTGAGCGATGCCGACGAGCCCGATCTTTGGATCAAGGACCTTACTGACGCCATTAAGCTATGGATTGAAATTGGTCAACCCGATGAGCGTCGTATTCTGAAAGCCTGTGGTCGAGCAGATCAAGTCGTTGTCTATTGCTATGGTGGTCAAACGAGCAAAATCTGGTGGGATGGTATTGCTAATAAATTGACCCGCGCTCGCAATTTGCAAGTGTTTTCCATTCCAGCTGAACAAGCTGAAGATTTAAATAAATTGGTTGAGCGCAGTATGGTCATCCATGTCAATATTCAAGATGGCGAAGCATACGTTTCATCTGACCAGGGTCAAGTGACGATTACTCCAGAGATTTGGCGCAACAATCAATAG
- a CDS encoding putative toxin-antitoxin system toxin component, PIN family — MTVVVFDTNVLLDLFVFNDFRALHLKQALLEGKIDALATPATLEEFADVIARPLFSLDQAQQEQIFLQWRDLARVIDDKDLLKSHWICQDSDDQVFLDLAFTAKPCTLISKDNEVLRFANKAVVEQILITADYTAIDL; from the coding sequence ATGACAGTAGTGGTTTTTGATACCAATGTCTTATTAGATCTATTTGTCTTTAATGACTTTAGGGCGCTGCACTTGAAGCAAGCTCTCCTCGAAGGTAAGATAGATGCTCTGGCAACCCCAGCGACCTTAGAAGAATTTGCAGATGTCATTGCGCGCCCATTATTTTCATTGGACCAAGCGCAGCAAGAGCAGATCTTTCTTCAATGGCGGGATTTAGCAAGGGTGATTGATGATAAAGACCTACTTAAGTCGCATTGGATATGCCAAGATTCTGATGATCAGGTCTTTTTAGATCTTGCCTTTACTGCAAAGCCCTGCACCCTCATTAGCAAAGACAATGAAGTGCTTCGATTTGCAAATAAAGCGGTTGTAGAGCAGATCCTGATTACCGCAGACTACACGGCAATCGACCTATAG
- a CDS encoding LLM class flavin-dependent oxidoreductase → MANSIPYSILDISPIPQGFAAADALRNSLDVAQHAENWGYTRYWVAEHHNMTGNASSATAVLVGYIAGGTKHIRVGSGGVMLPNHAPLVIAEQFGTLESLYPGRIELGLGRAPGTDQMTARALRRDLLGSDDRFPQDVRELQHYFGPLQEGQSVKAIPGMNTNVPIWILGSSLYGAQLAAHFGLPYAFASHFAPEQLLEAMKIYRELFKPSAQQAKPYSAFVMNVVAADTDEDAQHLFTTLQQNVVRMRRNTRGQLPPPIVDMNEFCEPHERAAADQALQVSVVGSLETVKKGMHHWLEATGADEIICTGQIFDHQARLKSFEIAAQAAQSL, encoded by the coding sequence ATGGCAAATTCCATCCCATACTCCATTCTAGATATATCTCCGATTCCGCAGGGCTTTGCTGCTGCTGATGCGCTTCGAAACTCGCTGGATGTGGCGCAACATGCTGAAAACTGGGGCTATACCCGCTACTGGGTTGCCGAACATCACAACATGACCGGTAATGCGAGTTCAGCAACTGCGGTTCTGGTTGGCTATATCGCTGGTGGCACCAAACACATTCGTGTGGGCTCTGGAGGGGTGATGCTGCCTAATCATGCCCCACTAGTGATTGCTGAGCAATTTGGCACGCTAGAGTCTTTGTATCCAGGAAGGATTGAACTTGGCTTGGGCAGGGCGCCTGGAACCGATCAAATGACTGCCAGGGCATTACGACGGGATTTATTAGGCAGTGATGATCGCTTTCCGCAAGATGTGAGAGAGCTTCAACATTACTTTGGTCCACTGCAGGAAGGTCAATCCGTTAAAGCAATTCCCGGCATGAATACCAACGTACCCATTTGGATTTTGGGATCCAGTCTTTACGGTGCCCAATTAGCTGCGCACTTCGGTTTGCCGTATGCCTTTGCTTCTCACTTTGCCCCTGAGCAGCTACTGGAGGCAATGAAGATTTATCGTGAACTCTTTAAGCCATCTGCGCAACAGGCAAAACCTTATAGCGCCTTCGTAATGAATGTAGTAGCTGCCGATACTGATGAAGATGCGCAACACCTATTTACTACTTTGCAACAGAATGTCGTGAGGATGCGTAGGAATACCAGAGGTCAGTTGCCACCCCCAATTGTAGATATGAATGAATTTTGTGAGCCTCATGAGAGAGCTGCTGCAGACCAAGCCTTACAAGTCTCGGTTGTGGGGTCGCTAGAAACGGTGAAGAAGGGTATGCATCATTGGTTAGAAGCTACCGGTGCAGATGAAATCATTTGTACGGGGCAAATATTTGATCATCAGGCTCGTCTCAAGTCATTTGAGATAGCCGCTCAGGCCGCGCAAAGTCTATAG
- a CDS encoding SlyX family protein, giving the protein MSEERITNLEIKLSFTEDLIEKLNETVYKQQQQIEFLYRELKAIKEQASSGGGGGSLKDEIPPHY; this is encoded by the coding sequence ATGTCCGAAGAACGAATCACCAATCTCGAAATCAAACTGAGCTTTACCGAAGATCTCATAGAGAAACTCAATGAGACAGTTTATAAACAGCAGCAGCAAATTGAGTTTCTGTATCGCGAACTCAAAGCCATCAAAGAGCAGGCTAGCAGCGGTGGTGGTGGCGGTAGCCTAAAGGATGAAATTCCTCCGCACTATTAA
- a CDS encoding helix-turn-helix transcriptional regulator: MQSHKNTTPSHPYRNTESEKRQITMTKVSTLHKRWLKEPAYKKAFEETQIEFEIAKEIIEARMKSGLSQEELAALMETSQSAIARLESGTSLPSMRTLAKFAKATNSQIQVHFKQIKPIKHKVAA, translated from the coding sequence ATGCAAAGCCACAAAAATACCACACCAAGCCATCCTTACCGCAACACAGAGAGCGAAAAGCGCCAAATTACTATGACTAAGGTATCAACCCTACATAAGCGCTGGCTAAAAGAACCGGCGTATAAAAAAGCATTTGAAGAAACTCAAATTGAATTTGAGATCGCAAAAGAAATCATAGAAGCCAGGATGAAGAGTGGTCTTTCCCAGGAGGAATTGGCAGCTCTCATGGAAACTTCTCAATCTGCAATTGCCAGACTGGAAAGCGGCACGAGCCTACCATCTATGCGCACCCTAGCCAAGTTCGCAAAAGCGACCAATTCTCAAATTCAAGTTCACTTTAAGCAGATTAAACCTATAAAACACAAGGTTGCAGCCTAA
- a CDS encoding phage holin family protein: MMSNLTLFLVQWGLTSLSLWVASYIFSGLRFADGGSLIIAALLLGFANAIVKPLLVLFTLPLTVVTMGLFLLVINALVLMLVSAVVSGFTISSFWTAFFASIFISLFSLFVSGLVF; the protein is encoded by the coding sequence ATGATGAGTAACTTAACGCTATTTTTAGTCCAATGGGGCTTAACTTCTTTATCCCTTTGGGTTGCTAGCTACATTTTTAGTGGCTTACGCTTTGCAGATGGTGGCTCTTTAATCATTGCTGCCCTGCTTCTGGGCTTTGCCAACGCAATTGTTAAGCCGCTATTAGTTCTTTTCACACTTCCGTTAACCGTAGTCACGATGGGCCTCTTCCTGCTCGTGATTAATGCCCTAGTGTTGATGCTTGTCTCTGCTGTAGTAAGCGGCTTTACGATTTCCAGCTTCTGGACTGCGTTTTTTGCCAGCATCTTTATTTCTTTATTCAGCCTCTTTGTTAGCGGCTTAGTTTTCTAA
- a CDS encoding zinc ribbon domain-containing protein YjdM gives MSTDNLPKCPACQEDMTYPDGENYVCAQCGHEWPIAAAAEEIEAGLIVKDANGNLLTDGDTVTLIKDLKVKGSSTTLKVGTKIKGIRLVSGDHEVDCKTEAGNMLLKACFLKKA, from the coding sequence ATGAGCACAGATAATTTACCGAAGTGTCCTGCGTGCCAGGAAGATATGACCTACCCTGATGGGGAGAATTACGTTTGCGCCCAGTGCGGTCATGAATGGCCTATAGCTGCAGCTGCGGAAGAAATTGAGGCAGGCTTGATCGTCAAGGATGCCAATGGCAATCTTTTGACTGATGGTGATACTGTGACCCTCATTAAAGATTTAAAGGTTAAGGGTTCTTCTACAACCCTCAAGGTTGGCACCAAAATCAAAGGCATTCGATTGGTCTCTGGTGACCACGAGGTGGATTGCAAGACAGAAGCAGGCAACATGCTGCTCAAAGCCTGCTTCTTAAAGAAAGCCTAG
- a CDS encoding YdcH family protein: MFPEYRELITKLKTSDRHFLHLFDKHNNLDQKIQRMEAHAEPSTPEEIEILKKEKLLLKDQIYAVLKKAST; encoded by the coding sequence ATGTTTCCTGAATATCGTGAACTCATTACCAAGTTGAAAACGTCAGATCGTCACTTCCTGCATTTATTTGATAAGCATAATAATTTGGACCAGAAGATCCAAAGAATGGAGGCTCATGCAGAGCCAAGCACACCAGAGGAGATCGAGATTTTGAAGAAGGAAAAGCTTTTGCTAAAGGACCAGATTTACGCAGTCCTTAAAAAGGCGAGCACTTAA
- a CDS encoding serine/threonine protein kinase yields the protein MSQKKLVKQLLKKLDKLESDREKLIDKLAKALDKLEKKVADKKTPAKKSAAAKKAPAKKAPVKKVATKKAPTKKVPAKRAAAKKPAVNSEAS from the coding sequence ATGAGCCAAAAGAAACTGGTCAAGCAACTATTGAAAAAGCTCGATAAATTAGAGTCCGATAGAGAAAAGCTCATCGATAAGCTAGCAAAAGCTTTAGATAAGTTGGAGAAAAAGGTGGCCGACAAGAAGACTCCCGCCAAGAAATCAGCGGCAGCAAAAAAGGCGCCTGCAAAGAAGGCCCCAGTGAAGAAGGTTGCTACAAAGAAGGCCCCTACCAAAAAGGTGCCGGCTAAAAGAGCTGCAGCTAAAAAGCCTGCGGTCAATAGCGAAGCAAGTTAA
- the ppk2 gene encoding polyphosphate kinase 2: MGHKNKEKLEDSSYDSELRQLQIELVKLQNSLIKNGDQILVILEGRDTAGKDGTIKAITEHLSPRETRIVALGKPSDSESAEWYFQRYVAQLPKQGEFVLFNRSWYNRAGVERVMNFCTKAQYVNFIETVNDFESILASSGIAILKYYLDISKKEQALRLKDRGNDPLKQWKISPIDQQAQKNWNAYSKCRNEMLQRTSPKDAPWTIVKANDKKLAHLNLIRDLLSRVPYPGKDKSLLKTDKDIAFKWDGKLFKLEK, encoded by the coding sequence ATGGGTCACAAAAACAAAGAAAAGCTGGAGGATTCTAGTTACGACTCTGAACTTCGCCAATTGCAAATTGAGTTGGTGAAGTTGCAAAACAGTCTCATCAAAAATGGTGATCAGATCCTAGTCATATTAGAGGGTCGAGATACAGCAGGCAAAGATGGAACTATTAAAGCCATCACAGAACATCTGAGCCCACGTGAAACTCGTATTGTTGCGCTTGGCAAACCATCGGATAGCGAATCTGCAGAGTGGTACTTTCAGAGGTATGTGGCGCAACTACCAAAACAAGGTGAGTTCGTTCTATTTAACCGTAGTTGGTACAACCGAGCTGGCGTTGAGCGCGTCATGAATTTCTGCACCAAAGCTCAATACGTTAATTTCATTGAAACTGTAAATGACTTTGAATCCATCCTAGCAAGCTCAGGGATCGCTATCTTGAAATACTATCTAGATATTTCCAAGAAAGAGCAGGCTTTGCGTCTTAAAGATAGGGGAAATGATCCTCTAAAGCAGTGGAAGATCAGCCCTATTGACCAGCAAGCGCAGAAAAATTGGAATGCCTACAGTAAATGTAGAAATGAAATGCTGCAAAGAACCAGCCCTAAAGATGCGCCCTGGACAATTGTTAAGGCTAACGACAAGAAGCTAGCTCACTTAAATTTAATTCGAGATTTACTCTCTAGAGTGCCCTACCCAGGAAAAGATAAGTCACTACTGAAGACGGATAAGGATATTGCCTTTAAGTGGGATGGCAAACTTTTTAAACTCGAGAAATAA
- the ppk2 gene encoding polyphosphate kinase 2, whose translation MTSKHKEMAEWYRRAQEEILDSMDEELEMELDDDRLSPDGDSKSQIPRNVYFRELFRLQGELVKLQDWVVANKLKVAVLFEGRDSAGKGGAIKRITQRLNPRVCKVVALPAPNEREKTQWYFQRYISHLPAGGEIALFDRSWYNRAGVERVMGFCNDEEYEEFLRTVPDLERMMISSGVILIKYWFSISDDEQYNRFMMRIHDPLKQWKLSPMDLEARRLWEAYTKAKETMLERTHIPEAPWWVVAANDKKKARLNCITHLLSQIPYQEIDHPVITLPKRVHNPDYLRGPVPQKMYVPEVF comes from the coding sequence ATGACATCGAAGCATAAAGAGATGGCCGAGTGGTATCGACGTGCACAAGAGGAAATTCTTGATAGCATGGATGAAGAGCTTGAGATGGAGCTTGATGATGATCGTCTGTCTCCTGATGGCGATAGCAAATCGCAGATTCCACGCAACGTATACTTTCGCGAATTATTTAGACTTCAGGGCGAGCTAGTAAAGCTACAAGATTGGGTGGTGGCTAATAAGCTCAAGGTTGCAGTCCTATTTGAAGGTCGTGATTCAGCGGGTAAGGGTGGTGCTATTAAGCGTATTACCCAGCGCCTCAACCCCCGTGTTTGTAAGGTAGTCGCCTTACCAGCACCCAACGAACGCGAAAAGACGCAGTGGTACTTTCAAAGATATATTTCTCATTTGCCTGCTGGTGGTGAGATCGCTCTATTCGATCGAAGCTGGTACAACCGTGCTGGTGTAGAGAGGGTGATGGGGTTTTGTAATGATGAAGAATACGAAGAGTTCTTAAGAACAGTTCCTGATCTTGAGCGGATGATGATTAGCTCCGGGGTGATCCTAATTAAGTATTGGTTCTCAATCTCTGATGATGAGCAGTACAACCGCTTCATGATGCGCATTCACGATCCGCTCAAGCAGTGGAAATTAAGCCCAATGGATTTAGAGGCAAGAAGGCTTTGGGAGGCCTATACCAAGGCAAAAGAAACGATGCTAGAGCGTACGCATATTCCAGAGGCGCCGTGGTGGGTAGTTGCTGCCAATGATAAGAAAAAAGCTCGCCTCAACTGCATTACCCATTTACTCAGTCAAATCCCGTATCAGGAAATTGACCATCCTGTGATTACATTGCCTAAGCGAGTGCATAACCCAGACTATCTTCGCGGACCAGTGCCGCAGAAAATGTACGTACCTGAAGTCTTCTAA
- a CDS encoding 1-acyl-sn-glycerol-3-phosphate acyltransferase, with amino-acid sequence MSKKHLLNQSRNTSVAWCWILVSAHVIAGLATLSFQFPFADQNKKNQLIQAWSNRLLSIFGIELSLKNQAILPNTPFLLASNHISWMDIHAINAFKPIRFVAKSDVEGWPIFGWMAKQLGTVFIRRDNARHGKKVAEDVSRVLASHSVCIFPEGTSTLGEIVLPFKPNLFESAVIAGVPVYSLAISYRSSASGERSDAAAFVGEMGLLESMAKILNDRQLIVELTFLPPSGGHPEASRDRKWLALHSQEAISNYLNGHQPLM; translated from the coding sequence ATGAGCAAGAAACATCTCTTAAATCAATCGCGAAATACATCAGTAGCTTGGTGTTGGATTCTGGTATCGGCTCACGTGATCGCTGGCTTGGCTACTTTATCTTTTCAGTTTCCTTTTGCAGATCAAAATAAGAAAAATCAACTGATTCAGGCTTGGTCAAATAGATTGCTAAGCATTTTTGGAATCGAATTAAGCTTAAAGAATCAAGCAATTCTTCCAAATACACCATTCCTACTTGCTTCCAACCATATTTCTTGGATGGATATTCATGCTATCAATGCCTTTAAACCCATCCGCTTTGTTGCAAAGTCGGATGTAGAGGGGTGGCCGATATTTGGCTGGATGGCAAAGCAATTGGGCACTGTGTTTATTAGGCGAGACAATGCTCGTCATGGGAAGAAGGTTGCGGAAGATGTAAGTAGGGTTCTTGCATCTCATTCTGTCTGCATTTTTCCTGAGGGTACCTCCACGCTAGGAGAGATCGTGCTGCCATTCAAGCCTAATTTATTTGAATCTGCAGTAATCGCTGGCGTGCCGGTCTATTCCTTAGCAATCTCCTATCGGTCGTCAGCTTCCGGCGAAAGAAGTGATGCGGCAGCCTTTGTTGGGGAGATGGGGCTGCTTGAATCCATGGCTAAGATATTGAATGATCGTCAGTTGATCGTCGAATTAACCTTTTTGCCTCCTTCTGGAGGGCATCCAGAAGCATCCAGAGATCGCAAGTGGCTAGCCTTGCATAGCCAGGAGGCTATTTCCAACTATTTAAACGGCCATCAGCCCTTGATGTAA
- a CDS encoding UDP-2,3-diacylglucosamine diphosphatase — MMHYKAIWISDVHLGTSGCQANYLLDFLKHNEAEKFYLVGDIIDGWRLKKSFYWPQSHNDVVQKLLRKARKGSEVIYVPGNHDESARQFFGLSFGDVKVVEEVIHTTVDGRKLWVTHGDQFDGVMQYAKWLAYVGDTMYSFILYVNRYFNMLRAKMGLQYWSLSQYLKHQVKNAVSYIADFEHIMAREARLRGCDGVVCGHIHKAEIREIDGLLYCNDGDWVESLTALVETHTGELKIIHWTHIKGEPIEAPQIALQPAVQTLIKEAAL; from the coding sequence ATGATGCATTACAAAGCTATCTGGATTTCAGATGTACACCTGGGAACATCAGGGTGTCAGGCAAACTACCTTCTAGATTTCTTAAAACACAATGAAGCCGAGAAATTCTATCTAGTAGGAGACATTATTGATGGCTGGAGACTTAAGAAGTCATTCTACTGGCCTCAATCACACAATGACGTAGTACAAAAACTCCTGCGTAAGGCTCGCAAAGGAAGTGAAGTTATCTACGTTCCAGGCAATCATGATGAAAGCGCCAGACAATTCTTTGGACTTTCGTTTGGCGATGTCAAGGTAGTTGAAGAGGTAATCCACACAACGGTCGATGGTAGAAAGCTATGGGTAACTCATGGCGATCAATTTGATGGAGTAATGCAATACGCCAAGTGGCTTGCCTATGTTGGCGACACCATGTATTCGTTCATTCTTTACGTCAACCGCTACTTCAACATGCTCCGCGCCAAGATGGGCTTGCAGTATTGGTCTCTGTCTCAATACCTCAAGCACCAGGTAAAAAACGCAGTCAGCTATATCGCAGATTTTGAGCACATTATGGCCAGAGAAGCTCGCCTAAGAGGCTGTGATGGTGTAGTTTGCGGACATATTCACAAAGCAGAAATCCGTGAAATCGATGGCTTGCTGTATTGCAACGATGGTGATTGGGTCGAAAGCCTCACCGCCCTGGTTGAAACACACACTGGTGAACTCAAAATTATTCATTGGACACACATTAAAGGTGAGCCAATTGAAGCCCCTCAAATTGCTCTTCAACCTGCCGTTCAAACACTTATTAAAGAGGCTGCGCTATGA